A region from the Candidatus Electrothrix scaldis genome encodes:
- a CDS encoding class I SAM-dependent methyltransferase: protein MSDKQKYDDALFSINSVPPKDWQEEPAEFTDGKLTIAGHPVMQDWEKPYMQELARIATSNGGVVLELGFGLGLSASYIQQHPIEKHIIIEANKDVFVRLKEFAEKAPHQVEPLFGLWEEVISTIPDESIDGILYDTYLTSFDNEDQFAYEYFPFFKDAYRILRKGGIFTYFSSEISDFSPEHIKMLKDTGFTSIDKVVCPVTPPSDCLYWKSDTIIAPIVKK from the coding sequence ATGTCTGACAAGCAAAAATATGATGATGCACTTTTTTCTATTAATTCAGTCCCTCCAAAAGACTGGCAAGAAGAGCCAGCTGAATTTACAGACGGTAAGCTCACCATTGCTGGTCATCCGGTTATGCAGGACTGGGAAAAGCCCTATATGCAGGAGCTTGCACGAATAGCCACATCAAATGGAGGTGTTGTGCTTGAACTGGGGTTTGGTCTTGGTCTTTCAGCAAGCTATATCCAACAACACCCCATAGAAAAACATATAATCATAGAGGCAAATAAAGATGTTTTTGTCCGGCTGAAGGAGTTTGCAGAAAAAGCGCCGCATCAAGTTGAGCCCCTATTTGGTCTTTGGGAAGAGGTCATCAGCACAATTCCAGACGAAAGTATCGATGGTATTTTATACGATACGTATCTCACAAGTTTTGATAATGAGGATCAATTTGCCTATGAATATTTTCCTTTTTTCAAAGACGCCTACCGAATTCTGCGGAAAGGAGGAATTTTTACCTATTTTTCCTCGGAGATATCAGATTTTTCTCCAGAACACATTAAAATGCTGAAAGACACCGGATTCACTTCTATAGACAAAGTAGTCTGTCCTGTAACTCCTCCTTCTGATTGTTTGTACTGGAAGAGTGACACAATAATTGCACCTATTGTAAAAAAATAA
- a CDS encoding extracellular solute-binding protein yields MSLLTHHNYPIEIKMKNTFFIILKVFIESCAMHYREVERGKKISSRLKSILSLLIVCVASFWVISCSQEPKETPGESKNSAEQVENQNNGRSHLSISEWASCELPEFHKKFTEKYPDKPPQFTFHATDEERYAQVKEGGGFDLIHPCSQFFRFYAEGRLLQPLDTSRIKHWGDLSPALVEAGKFNGKQYFLPYDWGYESLLVRSDKVDKIPESWGDLWDQRYAGHIALIDAADANHIVTSMALGLDPWTTTPGQHIEIRHKLTKIKPNVLAYWSNFEEIKEMVASGDIWVAANVWNDAYASLKEEGVPVKYITPKEGRLGWMCGYAIPRKAEHVDMAYDYLNALLDPDSQAAFGNMYAYGVSSSAALARMDQEKVKMMQLDDTNLKERTIFYKGWTVDQRKGINERWNLIREAKK; encoded by the coding sequence ATGAGCCTCCTTACACACCATAATTATCCTATTGAAATTAAAATGAAAAATACTTTTTTTATTATTTTAAAAGTTTTTATTGAGAGTTGTGCAATGCATTATCGTGAAGTAGAAAGAGGAAAAAAGATATCCAGTCGGTTAAAAAGTATTCTGTCACTACTAATAGTATGTGTGGCAAGCTTTTGGGTTATAAGCTGTTCCCAGGAACCAAAAGAGACTCCTGGAGAATCAAAGAACTCCGCAGAACAAGTCGAAAATCAAAATAATGGTCGTTCACATTTGTCTATTTCGGAATGGGCAAGCTGTGAACTGCCAGAGTTCCATAAAAAATTTACAGAAAAATATCCCGATAAACCGCCCCAATTCACCTTCCACGCTACTGATGAGGAACGATACGCTCAAGTGAAAGAGGGAGGTGGATTTGACCTTATCCATCCTTGTAGCCAATTTTTTCGATTTTATGCTGAAGGAAGGTTGCTTCAGCCTTTAGATACTTCTCGGATTAAACACTGGGGAGATCTTTCTCCCGCTCTTGTTGAGGCGGGAAAATTTAATGGAAAACAATATTTTCTTCCTTATGATTGGGGGTATGAATCGCTTTTAGTTCGATCAGATAAAGTGGACAAGATTCCAGAGTCTTGGGGTGATTTATGGGATCAACGCTATGCGGGGCATATAGCCTTGATCGATGCTGCTGATGCCAATCATATCGTTACATCTATGGCGCTGGGTTTGGACCCTTGGACAACGACTCCAGGTCAACATATTGAAATAAGGCATAAGCTGACAAAGATTAAACCGAATGTCTTGGCCTATTGGTCAAATTTTGAAGAGATAAAAGAAATGGTTGCTTCTGGAGATATCTGGGTGGCGGCCAATGTATGGAATGACGCCTACGCAAGCCTCAAGGAAGAGGGCGTTCCTGTAAAGTACATTACACCCAAAGAGGGGAGACTTGGTTGGATGTGCGGCTATGCCATTCCACGCAAAGCTGAACATGTAGATATGGCCTATGATTATCTCAATGCACTTCTTGACCCAGACTCACAAGCAGCTTTTGGTAATATGTATGCCTACGGTGTTTCATCAAGTGCAGCCCTTGCTCGTATGGATCAGGAAAAAGTGAAGATGATGCAGCTGGATGATACGAATTTGAAGGAAAGAACCATATTCTATAAAGGTTGGACCGTGGACCAGCGGAAAGGAATTAATGAGCGCTGGAATTTGATAAGAGAGGCAAAAAAATGA
- a CDS encoding ABC transporter ATP-binding protein encodes MTEVAVELRSVSKVYSSKKAGRVNAVKHVDLEIFQGEFFTILGPSGCGKTTILRMIAGFEKPNNGEVYIQGKKADHLPPHKRPVNTVFQNYALFPNMTVAQNVEYGLKMRKVPSRERKERVAETLQLVRLEGMEGRKPAELSGGQQQRVALARALINRPTVLALDEPLGALDLQLRRQMQHELTQLQQTLAITFVYITHDQEEALAMSDRIAVMNAGQILQVDEPPVIYEHPTNRFVANFIGDNNLLPAKVTFCGEKFTQLSIMGELIHLPLQAGKCVVDQQAFLAVRPERMTLALRGKLPPIIEEQGYVFGPNGILTDISIPKRRSRDREGRIVLLNGIVQGVFFVGISTCYSIALGSGDVVIVRVQNTLENEERRYAIDDEVTVWCYMEDMRLLVD; translated from the coding sequence ATGACTGAGGTCGCGGTGGAACTCCGCAGTGTAAGTAAAGTGTATTCCTCTAAGAAAGCAGGACGTGTCAATGCTGTCAAGCATGTTGATCTTGAGATATTTCAGGGAGAATTTTTTACTATACTGGGGCCTTCAGGTTGCGGGAAAACGACTATACTCCGGATGATTGCGGGCTTTGAAAAACCCAATAATGGTGAGGTCTACATTCAGGGAAAGAAGGCTGATCATCTTCCTCCGCATAAGCGGCCTGTTAATACTGTTTTTCAAAATTATGCGCTTTTTCCTAATATGACGGTCGCGCAAAATGTGGAGTATGGATTGAAGATGCGCAAGGTGCCTTCTCGTGAGAGAAAGGAGCGAGTTGCCGAAACTTTGCAGCTCGTGCGTCTGGAGGGGATGGAAGGAAGAAAGCCTGCTGAACTCTCTGGAGGGCAGCAACAACGTGTAGCCCTTGCTAGAGCCCTTATTAATCGCCCAACGGTTCTTGCCTTAGATGAGCCACTTGGGGCATTAGATCTTCAGCTGCGCCGCCAGATGCAACACGAATTGACACAGCTTCAGCAGACTTTAGCCATTACCTTTGTTTATATTACGCATGATCAGGAAGAGGCTTTAGCGATGTCGGACCGCATAGCGGTTATGAATGCTGGTCAGATATTGCAGGTAGACGAGCCTCCTGTGATTTATGAGCATCCCACAAATCGTTTTGTGGCTAATTTTATAGGTGATAATAATCTTCTTCCGGCGAAAGTTACTTTTTGCGGCGAGAAGTTTACCCAGCTGAGTATTATGGGCGAGCTGATACATCTGCCTTTGCAAGCTGGAAAATGCGTGGTGGATCAACAGGCCTTTTTGGCTGTACGTCCAGAACGTATGACCCTCGCCTTGCGGGGAAAACTTCCTCCGATAATTGAGGAGCAAGGATACGTCTTTGGGCCGAACGGTATCCTTACAGATATCTCGATTCCCAAACGGCGGAGTAGAGACCGTGAAGGACGGATTGTTCTGCTTAACGGAATAGTTCAGGGTGTTTTCTTTGTTGGGATCTCTACTTGTTATTCTATAGCCTTAGGAAGTGGAGATGTCGTTATCGTACGGGTTCAGAATACCCTTGAAAATGAGGAGAGAAGGTACGCTATAGACGATGAGGTAACAGTTTGGTGTTACATGGAAGATATGCGCCTTTTGGTTGATTGA
- a CDS encoding ABC transporter permease, giving the protein MSSIKSFTFHAYYLVVLVLLYTPIVLLVVFSFNDGNTLAFPLKGFTFDWYAALLDAEDLLHSMYHSLIVAVVSSIAAVILGTMAALATTRFRFPCRDFFLTAGTLPLIIPDLAIGVSLQLLFHWLGISLSMWTVACSHVMINIPYVMLIVSPRLQTLQGSIEEASMDLGASYWRTLLKITLPVCAPVLLAGFLYSFGISFDEFDLSFFVTGSYETLPIYLYSQLRFPGRLPLVLALSTIILAVSLIVLLFTEMLSD; this is encoded by the coding sequence ATGTCCTCCATAAAATCTTTTACCTTTCATGCTTATTATCTCGTTGTTCTTGTTCTTCTGTATACTCCTATCGTTCTGCTGGTCGTTTTTTCTTTTAATGACGGAAATACGCTTGCTTTTCCTTTAAAAGGTTTTACGTTTGATTGGTATGCAGCTCTGCTGGACGCAGAGGACCTCTTGCACTCTATGTATCATAGCCTTATCGTTGCCGTTGTCTCTTCGATTGCCGCTGTTATTCTTGGGACTATGGCAGCATTGGCAACCACAAGGTTTCGTTTTCCTTGTAGGGATTTTTTTCTTACAGCAGGGACACTACCGTTGATTATTCCTGATCTTGCAATAGGCGTTTCGTTGCAGCTTTTATTTCATTGGTTAGGTATTTCACTCTCTATGTGGACGGTTGCTTGCTCTCATGTAATGATAAATATTCCGTATGTTATGCTGATTGTTTCTCCTCGGCTACAAACCCTTCAGGGAAGTATCGAAGAGGCATCAATGGATCTTGGGGCCAGCTACTGGCGTACTTTACTGAAGATTACTCTTCCTGTTTGTGCCCCTGTTCTTTTGGCTGGTTTTTTATATTCTTTTGGAATATCTTTTGATGAATTTGACCTTTCATTCTTTGTAACAGGATCTTATGAAACCCTGCCGATTTACCTCTACTCGCAGCTCCGTTTTCCTGGACGGTTACCTTTAGTATTGGCCCTGTCAACGATTATTTTAGCAGTGTCCCTTATTGTACTGCTATTTACAGAGATGTTATCAGATTGA
- a CDS encoding ABC transporter permease produces MKEERKRVFFLLAPPALYMVLFFVIPIGIMASYVFREGAFGDAKYIFTFEHFKVFFSTPSYHRLLYRSIFQSAITALTSVALAYPLAYFLAFNAGKYKVILMSLLLIPAWTAWLLRVLAWKLLIDSTGLLNLLLLSSGAISESVPSLMYSSTAVVITLIYICVPFVALPIFSALENIDLQLLEASRDLGGSGVSTFFKVVLPISFPGVTAAFFFVFIPVLGEWVTPTIVGGAQGLMYGNLIQEQFVRTLNWPLGALLSLVLLVLITPILFLFTRSSRLSENAPV; encoded by the coding sequence ATGAAAGAAGAAAGAAAACGCGTATTTTTTTTGTTAGCCCCTCCAGCCCTCTATATGGTGCTATTTTTTGTCATACCCATTGGGATTATGGCAAGTTATGTGTTCCGTGAAGGAGCATTTGGTGATGCAAAATATATTTTTACCTTTGAGCATTTTAAGGTTTTTTTCTCCACCCCCTCCTATCACCGTCTTCTATATCGGTCCATTTTTCAGTCTGCTATCACAGCATTGACCTCTGTTGCTTTAGCGTATCCACTCGCTTATTTTCTGGCTTTTAACGCTGGAAAATACAAAGTTATTTTGATGAGTCTTTTGCTCATACCGGCCTGGACAGCTTGGCTACTCCGTGTCCTTGCGTGGAAACTCCTCATTGATTCAACTGGATTGCTGAATCTTCTCCTGCTCAGTTCTGGAGCAATCTCTGAGTCGGTTCCTTCTTTAATGTATAGCAGCACTGCTGTGGTAATAACACTTATCTATATTTGTGTGCCATTTGTTGCCCTGCCCATTTTTTCTGCTTTGGAAAATATAGATCTACAGTTGCTTGAGGCTTCTAGAGATTTAGGGGGGAGCGGTGTGAGTACTTTTTTCAAGGTTGTTCTTCCTATTTCGTTCCCTGGGGTAACAGCTGCGTTCTTCTTTGTTTTCATTCCTGTATTAGGCGAATGGGTGACCCCAACCATAGTTGGAGGTGCGCAAGGCCTTATGTACGGTAATTTGATTCAGGAGCAATTTGTACGAACCTTAAACTGGCCTTTAGGTGCGCTCTTGAGCTTAGTACTTTTGGTCTTGATTACTCCTATCTTATTCCTGTTTACGCGTAGTTCCCGTCTATCTGAAAATGCACCGGTTTGA
- the gntF gene encoding guanitoxin biosynthesis pre-guanitoxin forming N-methyltransferase GntF — translation MRAHYITDNWEEFKPREYLKGYYSDMTSENFSLLKFFAESAYEIPEVFSREAKLLDFGCGPTVYSVASVAHRVKEIHLCDYSDANLNEVRQWLHNVPDAFDWHDFIKKALEFEHQICNRKTEVSEMEIEQRENLIRHRVSQIFSCDANCSPPIDYPYSYDVLISTCCADSATTDKVTWSKYLKNICSLVKPGGTIVLSALEEASHYLVGDKAFPAVFLSEKDIEQCLLEEGFTTKNKNFIPASESSSGYKGIRTILAHKKQVE, via the coding sequence ATGAGGGCACATTACATTACAGACAATTGGGAAGAGTTTAAACCTAGAGAATATCTTAAGGGATATTATTCTGATATGACCTCTGAAAATTTTTCGTTATTGAAGTTTTTTGCAGAATCTGCGTATGAAATACCTGAGGTGTTTAGTAGAGAAGCTAAATTATTAGATTTTGGGTGCGGACCAACTGTATATTCCGTAGCTTCTGTAGCTCATCGTGTAAAGGAAATTCATCTGTGCGATTATTCAGATGCCAATCTTAATGAGGTACGTCAATGGCTCCATAATGTTCCTGATGCATTTGATTGGCATGACTTTATTAAAAAGGCGTTAGAATTTGAACATCAAATTTGCAACAGAAAGACGGAGGTATCTGAAATGGAGATTGAACAACGAGAAAATTTGATTCGCCATAGAGTTTCTCAAATCTTTTCCTGTGATGCTAATTGTTCGCCTCCGATAGATTACCCTTATTCTTATGATGTATTGATTAGCACATGCTGCGCTGATTCAGCAACAACGGACAAGGTCACTTGGAGCAAATATTTAAAAAATATTTGCTCACTGGTTAAGCCTGGGGGTACTATAGTCCTTTCTGCACTTGAAGAGGCTTCTCATTATCTAGTTGGTGATAAAGCATTTCCTGCTGTTTTTCTCAGTGAAAAGGATATAGAGCAGTGCCTACTTGAAGAGGGATTTACTACAAAAAATAAGAATTTTATACCTGCCTCTGAGTCATCAAGTGGATATAAAGGCATTAGAACAATATTGGCCCACAAAAAACAGGTTGAATAA
- a CDS encoding extracellular solute-binding protein — MNCNNKKYAWSKRLEQLYAKIKSFVTVWCTKERDVTPVFISPLNFIGCVVLAGCLLSAGCSSEDKGASSKRLLVYDWSACNLPQFYTKFTEKYLGSSPRFTYIGSDEEAYAKAVGGFTFDIIHPCSNFYHLYVESGLIQPLDTSRIERWDELVPSLKEAGKINGTQYIMPYDWGYESILVRTDKVKELPDSWADLWDPQYKGHVVLLGAADANHIIASLALGFDPWNTTPDQDEKIKQKLIELKPNVLSYWNDFEEIKQLIASGDAWLASSVWNDAYANLKAEGIPVEYIVPKEGRMGWGCGYAISSRTENLDLAYDYLNALLDPESHAAFGNMYAYGVSSKTALSLMDPEQVKIMQLDNMDIQSRTVFYRNWTEEQRKNITERWPQVQAAP, encoded by the coding sequence ATGAATTGCAATAATAAAAAATATGCGTGGAGTAAACGTTTAGAGCAGTTATATGCAAAAATTAAATCGTTTGTGACTGTATGGTGTACTAAAGAAAGAGATGTCACTCCGGTATTTATATCCCCTCTTAATTTCATTGGATGTGTTGTCTTGGCAGGTTGCTTGTTATCTGCAGGTTGTTCGTCGGAAGACAAAGGGGCATCCTCGAAACGTCTGCTTGTCTATGATTGGTCTGCATGCAATCTTCCTCAATTTTACACGAAATTTACAGAAAAATATCTAGGAAGCTCACCTCGCTTTACGTATATAGGGAGTGATGAGGAAGCCTATGCTAAAGCTGTGGGCGGGTTTACCTTTGATATTATCCATCCATGTAGTAATTTTTATCATTTGTATGTAGAGAGCGGTTTAATTCAGCCTTTGGATACTTCCAGAATAGAACGATGGGATGAGCTCGTACCGTCACTTAAAGAGGCAGGGAAAATAAACGGAACGCAGTATATCATGCCCTATGATTGGGGGTACGAATCTATTCTCGTTCGAACTGATAAGGTCAAAGAACTTCCCGACTCCTGGGCTGATCTCTGGGATCCGCAGTACAAGGGGCATGTTGTGTTGCTTGGGGCTGCTGATGCAAATCACATTATAGCATCCCTTGCCTTAGGTTTTGATCCTTGGAACACCACGCCGGATCAAGATGAGAAGATAAAACAGAAATTGATAGAGTTGAAGCCCAATGTGCTTTCTTATTGGAACGATTTCGAAGAAATTAAGCAATTGATCGCATCTGGCGATGCATGGCTTGCTTCAAGTGTATGGAACGATGCATATGCTAATCTTAAAGCAGAGGGTATTCCTGTTGAATACATCGTGCCAAAGGAAGGCAGGATGGGCTGGGGATGTGGTTATGCTATTTCAAGCCGAACTGAAAATCTAGATTTAGCTTATGACTACTTGAATGCTCTTCTGGACCCTGAGTCTCACGCAGCCTTTGGAAACATGTATGCCTATGGGGTATCCTCTAAGACCGCTCTTTCGCTTATGGATCCAGAGCAAGTAAAGATTATGCAGCTGGATAACATGGATATTCAAAGTCGAACTGTATTTTATAGAAATTGGACCGAAGAACAAAGGAAAAATATAACTGAACGTTGGCCTCAAGTTCAAGCAGCACCTTAA
- a CDS encoding radical SAM protein gives MLESEVKKCMLITTPRAGKTLSRGALSIASFLNSRGYLTEILPLAYLVDYRDEWSYEEIETILKDSLENAGPVLVGVSNQFTGDYPICMEILKRCKQINEDIVSVVGGVHVTFLDSDSAKLPYVDIVVRGEGEWAMLDLATTLEKRHDVDKVLGITYMKDGEIIRNPDRPLGDLAELPPLDFGLLPPMFVQNIFIHGMLNRGCNFNCRFCGESAFWKKRRSFPVDRIIQEMISLDQVYNNPMHGIDDSMLYIGSEQFTQLAEEIRRQKIRLHPDFYIMSRVDSFLEDDLALVKETGINYVQLGIESASPKVLQAMNKKTSKEKILSCCVKLKKYGLKPYGLWMIGHPGDTPDEAEYSLDFMEYLLQERLMERVAVSVFAPCPGTIFFEQPEKFGIELLSDNWMDWSQYFVERPVCQLTDFSAEEIMRSYRKAHEIIDRVNPGALSLGDA, from the coding sequence ATGTTAGAATCTGAAGTGAAAAAATGTATGTTGATAACAACTCCCCGTGCAGGTAAAACTCTGTCCAGAGGGGCCTTGTCAATAGCAAGTTTTCTTAATAGTAGGGGATACTTGACTGAAATACTGCCCTTGGCTTATCTGGTTGACTATAGAGATGAATGGTCCTATGAAGAAATTGAGACTATTCTGAAGGATAGTCTTGAAAATGCAGGCCCGGTTCTGGTGGGAGTGAGTAATCAATTTACTGGAGATTATCCAATATGTATGGAGATCTTGAAAAGATGTAAGCAGATCAACGAAGATATTGTATCTGTAGTAGGAGGGGTGCATGTCACTTTTCTCGATAGTGATAGTGCGAAACTTCCCTATGTTGATATTGTAGTCCGAGGTGAAGGCGAATGGGCAATGCTTGATTTGGCTACGACTTTGGAGAAAAGGCATGATGTGGATAAAGTATTAGGTATTACCTATATGAAAGACGGAGAAATAATTCGAAATCCTGACCGTCCGTTAGGTGACCTTGCTGAACTTCCTCCTTTAGATTTTGGGCTTCTCCCTCCTATGTTTGTTCAAAATATTTTTATACATGGTATGTTAAATCGAGGGTGCAATTTTAATTGCAGATTTTGCGGAGAGTCAGCCTTTTGGAAAAAACGTCGATCTTTTCCTGTTGATCGGATTATCCAGGAGATGATATCCCTGGACCAGGTCTATAATAATCCCATGCATGGAATCGATGACAGTATGCTTTATATAGGTTCAGAGCAGTTTACACAGTTGGCAGAGGAAATAAGAAGACAGAAGATTAGGCTTCATCCAGATTTTTATATTATGTCAAGAGTTGATTCTTTTCTTGAGGATGATTTGGCATTGGTGAAGGAAACAGGCATTAACTATGTCCAGCTAGGTATCGAAAGTGCTTCGCCAAAGGTTTTGCAGGCAATGAACAAAAAAACAAGTAAGGAAAAAATATTATCCTGTTGTGTAAAATTGAAAAAATACGGCCTGAAACCATATGGATTATGGATGATAGGACACCCCGGAGATACACCTGATGAGGCAGAATACTCACTTGATTTTATGGAGTATCTCTTGCAGGAGAGATTGATGGAGCGTGTCGCGGTATCTGTGTTTGCTCCTTGCCCTGGGACAATTTTTTTCGAGCAACCTGAAAAGTTTGGGATTGAATTGCTATCGGATAACTGGATGGACTGGAGTCAGTATTTTGTTGAACGTCCTGTATGTCAGTTAACTGATTTTTCTGCTGAAGAAATCATGCGGAGCTACAGAAAAGCGCATGAAATTATTGACCGGGTCAATCCAGGCGCTCTTTCGTTAGGAGATGCGTAG
- a CDS encoding cytochrome ubiquinol oxidase subunit I — protein MDRVDFPFLGNTIIMAVVILTHVFFAFFAVGGSTLAVFSEWWGGRKNDNDYLRLAKGLSKFLSDLMKINGVLGVAIVVLTIGLWSKFGAFLYSTQFWPFLIEGAVFLFLMIFSVIYHNTWDSASRGLHIFYGMLTALFAMLAAVFINSIWIFMMVPGKWMETQSRWDAFNTPVLIESTLHMLIPCMINGALFVFVWSFWKARRPGQDQSYYAKVNKFSGAIGASLLFLQPISGLSFLLKVKSATEGLPKPNPWAQLSGGTAQPFLYLMIGFACLAMVGAVIYWVRKHDKGRTALLAAAFCMFAAFFMGAYTREKARKPYLVWNTMGMDQRFTKTMKDKGVGDEPKIAAGAVIDGKQVFQSCKGCHSYKGEGGTIGPDLTIVAQKYANNKEGLKSFISAPPPPASNVMTPFSGSEAELDALADYLLKN, from the coding sequence GTGGACAGAGTAGATTTTCCTTTTTTGGGGAACACTATCATTATGGCGGTCGTTATTCTGACCCACGTCTTTTTCGCTTTTTTTGCTGTCGGAGGTTCAACCTTGGCTGTTTTCTCCGAATGGTGGGGAGGCAGAAAAAACGATAACGACTATCTCAGGTTGGCCAAAGGGCTATCAAAGTTTCTTTCCGACCTGATGAAAATCAACGGCGTACTCGGTGTCGCCATTGTGGTGTTGACTATAGGCTTGTGGAGTAAGTTCGGTGCGTTTCTTTACTCAACGCAATTCTGGCCGTTTCTTATTGAGGGAGCGGTTTTTCTCTTTCTCATGATCTTTTCCGTTATCTATCATAACACTTGGGATTCGGCATCTCGGGGACTGCACATTTTTTATGGGATGTTGACAGCCTTGTTCGCGATGTTGGCGGCAGTGTTCATCAACTCTATCTGGATCTTTATGATGGTGCCTGGGAAATGGATGGAGACGCAAAGTCGATGGGATGCGTTCAATACTCCCGTCTTGATTGAGTCCACGCTTCATATGTTGATTCCCTGTATGATCAACGGTGCCCTGTTTGTTTTTGTCTGGAGTTTCTGGAAAGCTCGTCGCCCGGGCCAAGATCAATCCTATTATGCCAAGGTCAATAAGTTTTCCGGGGCAATTGGTGCGAGTCTGCTTTTCCTGCAGCCTATTTCCGGTTTGAGCTTTTTGCTCAAGGTGAAATCTGCTACAGAAGGGTTGCCAAAGCCGAATCCCTGGGCGCAGTTGTCCGGCGGTACTGCTCAACCGTTCCTTTATCTCATGATCGGCTTTGCCTGTCTTGCTATGGTCGGCGCTGTAATCTACTGGGTACGTAAACATGACAAGGGGAGGACAGCCTTGTTGGCCGCAGCCTTCTGTATGTTCGCTGCTTTTTTCATGGGGGCCTATACCCGTGAAAAAGCCCGTAAGCCTTATCTGGTCTGGAACACTATGGGAATGGACCAACGCTTCACAAAAACAATGAAGGATAAGGGCGTTGGTGATGAACCAAAGATAGCAGCCGGAGCTGTTATAGACGGTAAGCAGGTTTTCCAGAGCTGTAAGGGTTGTCATTCCTATAAAGGAGAAGGCGGCACAATAGGGCCTGACTTAACTATTGTAGCACAAAAGTACGCGAATAATAAGGAAGGGCTCAAGAGTTTTATCAGTGCTCCTCCTCCCCCGGCAAGTAACGTTATGACACCGTTCAGCGGGTCAGAAGCTGAACTTGATGCATTGGCGGATTATCTGCTGAAGAACTGA